aaaaaaaatatagggtcaccTTTTGTTAAGGtattttttcaccaaagggagataatttggagctttttcaatgatataaacattttataagTCATTTTGGGCCATAAACAATTGATGTTTTTAGTTAACTTTTGTACCATAGCATACAGTAACAACTAatactgtaataaataaaatttgtcatgaaaaaaaaatgtttcaatttttgctgattttttttgcaCCCTCGAGCCTCCTAAAATCAGATTGTATAAAATCAAACATGTCATAAACTGAAGTCTCACCTGTTCATCAGAACCACCAGAAGCAAAGTAAGCACCATCTCTTGCAAAAGTCACGGCTGTGGTAGGACCCTAGAAATATACAATTAATCTATTCAAATATAACATATTCAAAATATAGGCACATATTACTTAAAAGTAGAACATatataaaccaggtgctccgcagggcgcagctctatatgaccgcagaggttgaaccctggacagttggggtaagtatggacacaacattcaggcttgatacagctctgaatttggattctgATCAAATTTTTACATGATATGgatttctgacacaaaacaaaggccaagatctaacaaatctattgcgcaatgtTGTTCAATTAAagttttcttcttcaaacttttaaaaaatttggaatttgagaaatttaaaaaaagacagaagtgaaaactactaccaccctcccctttttttgaatAAGTCCAAAACCtgatatttctttatacataatttacaagcagtgtaagggaggtaaatccaatcatacccaacattgtatgttaaatgtttttgagtaACCTCACtttcactgcttttaaattgtcttaaatgTCCATTTACCAGAACCtagtttttccccctttttttgtccccaattccaaaacattttgagccataacccccaaaagtcattactaaccatcccttcatggtatggaaacttgtataatttcagagagattaaacataagttattgtttgaaaactacaaaaatgcttattttgggccccctttttggcccctaattcctaaattatTGGGACCataaaccccaaaatcaatcccaaccttacttTAGTGGTATGCAACTTtcttgtaaaaatttatagagatcaattcactaaaactaaagttattgtctggacactaaatgtgtcttcggacaacgATGACGCAGACGACATGACAGCATTATATGACGCAAAAAAAATTTGGCAGTTGTATAAAAAGCAAAAGGAATCATTTGTCAGATTATTTTGCATGTTTAGAAATGCCTCTTTAACAAATCATAAGAGgaatatacattatttttatttcaattcaatttacTCACTTAAAAGGTGCCTTTTTTTTGAATGGCACACTGCTCTTTTCAGATACTTGCTGGAACAGTGtaaatgtacatatgtatatatgaGCAGAATTGAGAATAAATGCATACAATTTCCTATTAATAGACTAGTTTTTTTCTGAATCAGCAAGAAATATATGTCATTGGACAAAATGAACCAGTAATCAATCAATGCATGCCTTTTCAAACCATAACATTTTAACCTCgttaaaaaacattacaataaactCATTGAGGATTTTGATTCAGTTAAacacatgtttttgtttaaactCCCATACACACTTTATACAAGCAAAAACACATTTCTGTTGCAATGACATTTattccacatctccttttattcaattTATCTTAACAATATCATACCTGATGACCATGTAACGTGTAAAACAATCTTCCCTCTAATAAGTCATAAATCTTTAGTGTAGCATCATCAGATCCTGATAATAAATAATTCCCACTTGCATGGAAAGCTAAACTGTTCACTGCTGCTGAATGGGctgaaaataaatacatttaatttaagACTAAGTATTTAAAGTATACTTTCAATAAAGtacaatacataacatatatcaaaCTTGAAGTATGTCATTGTTTAACCTCTGATTTGTATATGTGAAGTTTAAACTTGGTTTCAATCAAACCATTATGTTTTGGTTCTTGAGAAAATCTCTACATGCATgcattatttaatgaaaaaaagtttacaaTGCTACAAATTGAGTTTGCTAAATATACCATTTAATTGTTGTACTATGACCATAGAGGTTAATTAGACAAAATGCCTCACAAGTTCATTCACATGGCTACTGGCTAGTGTGGTGCACAGTATTTATTCTGTTATGCTACTTTAGTTAATCATTTTTCATGTGTTTACTGTATAATTACAATggtttataatattattattgtgtaTATTCTaacttatttgatttgtttagaaAGAGTCGTATGGTCAGCTATATTTTCAAAGATAGACTGAAAGCGGTAGATAGAATAGAAATATTACACAGTTAGAATACCTGAAACAATCAAAACAACCAATCACATGAATTGGTGCTCTACTTCTGGCTTATTGACaagaataatataacaattgcagCTTTAATTTTGTACAAGGATATATCAACTTAAAAAGATATATTAACCTCTTACTTCGTCCCCTCAGTCAATATCCTTTTTTCAGTTCCTTATAACTTATATCCTTGAATCAACCTCATACCAAGGCCATTATAATCAACCTCATACAAAGGCCATTATATAACCTGTTTAATGTTGGAGTAGTTTATTAGTTTAATTACCTGTGTAATGTTGAAGTAGTTTATTAGTTCTGATATCCCAGACTTTAACAGTACTGTCTGTACCAGCTGATGCTATACATGTACCACTGGGATGGAATTCAACATGATTTACAAAactgaaaataatcaaaatgcatttgaatgtaattcaattgaatatataaatgaacaaaatatgCAGCAAACCAGGTATGCTATATTTTGAAGATGTTTTCAGGCTTTTTTGATCTGTTATTCTCTGTGCCTATTTtccattctacatgttctatcaaggacaataactcctgaatggtaaaagtgaaaATCACCAATAAGGAACTTGACTTCcattttattattacatgtagtaacaacatatttgattttgaaaagtATTAATTTAATGATTATTAAGTTATAATTAATTGCACAGAACCTGTTGACAGCTGCAAATCCTGCACAGTACTACACCATTCAAATAAATGGATTATTCCTTCAGAAAATccaattaaaaatataacatatattcatGATTCTTGAGGTTTAGTGTAAAATAAAATCCTGTTTtaatcaaaagatttttgttcAGCTGAAAGTGCTCTTTTCTGACAGAATGTTTTGACTACAGAGAGTCAGAAAGTCCAACAAAAACTACAAAAACCTGTTCACTAGGTTTACTGTttacttttcaaattttttttatgtatcttATATGTTGATCTTGGTcagaaaaatattgtaaaaccaATCAATTGACGTCACATGGCATTTTCTTATTGTAGTTTATTAAGTTAAGCATTTCTCAACATACAAAAACTCATCCCTTGTTTAGTTTTGGGTTATCTAAATTCTGATTGTTCTAGATCTGTGTTCAATTAAGTAATAACATTATACTTACCCTCCATGTTCATAAAACGTATGGATGCATTCTTTACTATTCTTGTCCCATAACTTGACAGTTTTGTCGTCACTTCCTGATACTATTAATCTTCCATCTGGTGAAAATCtgaaatcaataaattaaaacaaataatttcttattcaaatatctttttttcaagAAGAATACAAATTTAACTATATAGTTGCGACATTAAATTGATGATATACATTGGTTTGTGGTCAATAATGGATTCATATGGAAGAAGGATTTaggaaacaaataaatatttggcTAAGACATCACAATAAAATAATGATGCCAATAAAAACCACTTATTAAGTTTTCTGTGAAACTCTTTCGGTTAATTTCCAAATATTTAGAAGTTTGTGTCAATAAGAAGAACAAtcataaaattttatgttttgatGTGTGGACACTGGTGTAAGATAAATTTTtccagttaaaaaaataaatgtaaatactaAGAAGTTTTGGAAATTCTTATATCAAAAGGTTTGTAAAGGGTTCAGATAATCCAAGTGTCTCTCACCTACtttataaatctaataaatgttttaagatttttaactGCAGACgttatgtaatgttaactggaagaaaaactaagtccatataTAGGTAACATACGAAAAAActggaaatatatttttacaaaatttcattctTGAAACTAGATtttgattataaacaagcttctgtacaagtttaagagaaatccaggatagtttatgaagttattaaactttcaaaaactttaaccacagagtgaatgtaatgttaaccctttcaccgattgctgcccaaacagaagctactctgagacgatggcttccctggcttcttttactcaagtgggagaccttcataataaatgtcaataaaaacttgtttatagttatttgtgtatttatttcattcacttacaccatgttcacagttttgttcatgttttgataattttttcttcataaaaaattcaaattttcaaattttcggcattatctaggtgaaattctcaaaattctgctctaagaccccaaattgtaattttttaacccaaaacttcaaaattttgaaaatttttatgaggctgtacaaattcctcacactgaacgatgtccattccaagtgttttgtatataaaaacgacattttatgtcaaaaaagtatactagtttggcttcaattcttccatattctttcaaaaaaaatgttccctcatttcaaattctcgtaaattccgtaaatttcgtctgattttgacacggttttcaacaaacggaagcgccatgtttacactttcatccgggtattcatcaaagaaagataactcatgtttgcactgttttgagcgggaaatataaaagaggtattccgatcccggtaaaacgggactcatcgtcagctgtctgaagcgggaatcccggtaaaccgggactcatcggcgaaagggttaactGGCAGCAAAACccaagtccatttataagtaaattatgaaaaaaatggaatttttttttacaaaatttacttctggaaaatgtcttctgatcataaacaagcttgtTCCCACGTTTTCAATCAGTGtatcataacaaaacacaaattttaacTTACTTAGCACATCTGACCCAGTTAATGTGTTGATTTAAAGAAAACAGGAATTTCTGCCTATGACATGTCCATAACTGAAAAATAAATCACATATTTTTACTACATTACAAATGGAGTGCAGCATGTTTTTGCATAAAAGTAGTAGATAAACTTATCAGAGATACTATTGTTCTACTTTTGAACGCCAAatgtgtgtttcgtctacaaaatattGTATGATTAACAATCTCCTTCTGGtaacaaccattttttttttaaacatttctataTCTGTTTTCACCTGGAAATACACATATCTTCACTTGCTTTTTActacattttattgtaaaatacttgtatttcatttttttaatctaGGTTTTGCAATTTAAGTCTCACTTTGAGTTTTTGTTATATGTTGACAAACTCACAGTCTTATAacctaacaaatatatatacgCATATTGATAGAGATTTGTTTCATTGGatatcatacctcatcttctaattctatataataatgataaacaaagtaaaataataaacaactaCTTCCTTTTAAACACCAAGATTCACTTTGTGTATTGTACTATACCTTTATAGTTTTGTCATCTGATGCAGTCAGCAATGTTTGGCCATCACTAGAGAAATCTATACTTCTGACTGTGGCAGTGTGAGCTTTAAATACTGTTGATTCCCCTTTCCTGtaattgaacaaacaaaaaaataatctatgCCAAAACTTCAATGTTTTTGTTTAGTTAATAGTTAATCTAGTACATTTATATCATATCGCTATTTAatcttttatcaatttttttctttgtttctttaaAAGTGCTCAGACAATACACATTTATTCGTGATTTTTTAACTTACCCTCACACAATTTTTAGACAGCGTAGATCAAGCCCTGATTTAGTCCTAAATATTGCCCTATATAGTATATGTGTAATATTTCAACAACTTCCCCATTTTTTTGTCAGGAGACATGAAACAAGTATATTTGCTTTGGCTTAGGAgtctttaaatttaatattgaATAGAAAAACCTGAAGTCTTAATgtcatataattatttgtttttgtctgaAATGTAAACATTTGTTACAAATCAATTGGGAATTTATCTTACACAGTAGGTATCCACAATCTGCAAGTTTTGTCTCTTGAGGCTGAAGCAACAAGATGTCCTGACGGTGAAAACTTTACATCCATAACAGCATCCTGAAAGAATAAATAAGTATGAAGATGTTAGCATtgaatacaattgagaatggaacatgtggaaatggggaatgtgtcaaagagacaacaacccgaccaaaaagcagataacagccaaaggccaccaaacATATTAGAATTATCTACTGGTATCAAAAATATTTGTTCTGATCAATATCTTATTTAACTGGATATTGTAGTTATAAATGTGCTCATGAAATGCAAAAAAACCCAGAAATTTCACCAGTAAATTCCACAATTCATTTGTATTTAATaatgttgtcaacggttaaccgatTAACTGGAACCGATTAACcagttaatcggtcgaacgaccgaataccaaAAAAGTTAAGCAGTTAACcgattatttttcaattttgatagatttgatttaaatttgtattgccatcaataaatagttatgatttgtttaaaaattgttgtcgtggtaattaatttaacagatcaattgtccaatatattgattgctattgttaatcctaaaaacataaaaCTAATTAGAGCTCGGGGcaggatcttaaagaaacataataAGTATACATggttttttaacagtaacttaaATCAGTAATGCGATTACATTTTACTAATaacttcattattttgtttttgatctaATATTATGTAAACCTACATTTAAACGTGCAACGTCCGTCGTGCAAGGCTAAGTCTTACTTTAAAcaaatgctaactcaaaaattgtgaaatgcaaaccattgttaatgtactcaatgtatacgtgATAATATGAGTAACATGCTTAAAGAAGCAAGCAAACAAAGTAAGGAAACATgttgtacgatgacctatagttgttcatttctgtgtcattttggcctcttgtggagaattgtctcattggcaatcataccccatcttctttttaataattaatcatttcaaattgaaacactccatATTATTTTTGGAGACAACAAGAGCAAAGGAAAGAATAATCCGTTTcgtattcaattctacgagatcaagaagttGTTAATCTGAAGTTGTTACaaacgctatagttgatacggtgtatttgattattaaaagtaaaacttcgccaggaatcctcacagacaacCCTTATAATGCCAAAGGATAAACTTAAATTCCAtaagcgtaaatttatgacttgaatgaaaggttgtcaaattgacactcataccacatcttatctaTGTCATAatatgtgtagggtactattgataaggctttcaaacacCAACTCAAACTATCgtttaaccggttaatcggtcgaacaattatccgagtaaccggttaggaaaaattgtacgatttgacaacactagtagttaaaacaaaaagatcaaaTCATAGAACAGTTTGATTGAGTTTAAAAAACTTTGTACAGCCATTAAagtaattttattaatatatgtaACCATGATTCTACCACCAGTGTCACAGCTACTATTTTTTGGTCTCAAAAAAGAGAAACTAACAAAATGTATCAACTCATTTTTATTACTCAAATACTAGGAAATATGTGTGAATAGTTTTGTCAttgttatttaaatcattaactCATTTTACTTCCTCAGTCATTCCAAATAACTTGTACTCATCATAGAAAACTTACTTTGTGACCAACAAATCTGTAAGCTCTCATTTGTGGTTTGAAATTCCATACCATCAGACATGAATCCATAGAACCAGATGCTGAAAAATACAGATTTCATCAAAAATAGTTCCTCAAATTGGGAGTTACTTTAATACTATGCACAGGTAGGTGGTTAATATAATACAAACAACATATGGTTATTATTGTATCAGGCAATGAACAGATGTAGTTGGTTGATCATGAGGCAAACAAACTAAGGATACTTAAAAATTTCCTGTCTATTTGGTTGTAGATGAACTTATAAAGAAAGGTCTTATATCATGTATTCAATcgtttgtttatacatgtatgtatgtggTTCATAATATaagtgtttttcattttaaagatagattagactgttggtttacctgcttgaattgttttacatacatgtatattaatagtCATTTTGGGGACCTTAATAGCTTGaggtttggtgtgagccaaggatctgTGTTTAAAAAGGCtgtattttgtcaaaaaattgtttacattttacacattgagacttggatagagagttgtctcattcacacTCATACCACCAtgaccacatcttcctatttatatactatatatatgctgATATAAACATGTACTTACCTAACTGTTTCATACTAGGATTGAAGTCAACACTTGTAATTGTATCCCTGTGTCCCTTGAAGTGCCTCTCAAGAGAGGGATCCTCCTGAAAAATATCACAACATGGTAATCAGCTGCAAACCTGATTGTCATAATAATATTAATATCTAATATAAAGAAGATTTTAaaccaaaaaatgacaaacagTACATTATAACTTTGAAAGCAGTATTCCGACAAAAAACATAAAGATAAAGGTTCATACAAAGTGATAATGACATGTATGatgtcttgcaaggctatttaaatttttttctgtgacgcccTATAGCTAGTCCAAATGATTATGatgtcttgcaaggctattttatttttttttctgatatgccttagttcaaatattaaaaaatcttgcaaggctatttttttttctttctgtgacaccttagtccaaataattatgatgtcttgcaAGGCtgtttttaagtttttctatGACGCCTTCTGACGacagaaaagaagtttaaaattgaaaaattcaacaatttcaaaacaagtgttccagctaggatttcaaaagggcagggtgccaatcctgaaaaagggcatttaatGCGTGATATGATATTATGAAAAGGGCATGttttaataaagatattaatcaaacattgtgtttatcatgtttattcgtTGAAATCACTGGTTATACAAGAACTACATCATTAGCCCATATAtaactctatctttctactttttaggctgaaaaacttgtcaagcagcttgtcacacaagtttttaaATCATGGCTTGGCACAGTTAAGCTTTATATGCAGCATGTTTTGAAAGGTGTCCTGCTTCATTCTGTTTCTATGGTCTGACACActttaccagtttcacctttctacctCTGCTGTGCTtaatggcaatacagcacaaaacagctgtgctcagtaaatgCACAATGTTAGGATATAGCAACAgtaaaaatttgtattgaaaataaagaaaacggaaaagatgaccaaggcacactaccaacactgctactaagtCCATCTTTAACTcaaaatacctaaacatatatattcttaagcaagaagtatgtACACATATTTTAGAATGTTAAgtgggttactcaatgctaggaaaaaaaatcagattgagttatctttctttattcccgtgtgctccttctttggaggattataagCAGTACGTAGAAGATATGTAAATATGATCAACAATATGGcggccgattttgttattttcgtatcaaaaataagggcagtcaatgacaaatacgtctgaatttgctatttatttcacgAGAACAAGTAAAACGATGTCTTCCACGAGTTGTTTGTGGTTTTCAACTTTCTGGCATTACGTTTTCTCCATGAAAATACGGTAAACATTGCAAATTGTgccagggttggcaaagtattacccacccgggaattcccgggttttcccgggctaGGCATGCGCAATACTCCTAGAAATGGGTAAtagtgggcattactgggcaatatgattttttaagcttattttaacacaaaatagtaaagacttgttatagtttcatagtataacagctaaatatatactttttatacagataaccattgacagtcatttctagaaaattcaatttttattcttttctctattaattttatatgtagacagaatacaagatttgcacatttaaagataccttttaattaccaaatatggtttcaataatccaaactctgaaaaatgcatgttattgcagtgtttaagtgaattgttaattttaattgttatacattcatattgctaaataaacaccctacagggtcatgccattaacacttataaaattgaaaggactgattattgttacataaacaaatctgtgttctaatctgaattattacttattaattagtgacagtacatatacattatttaaatgtcggcaatggacatttgagcgcattgacaggacatttgagcgaaaaaaaaaggacgtttgagcgccaaagtataggacatttgagcgcctaaattttaggacatttgagcgaaaataagaataagcgtaggacatttgagcgaaaacaagtcttggatagagaattgtcttattggcaatcataccacattttcttacgaatatagttcattaaatgaggagtttaccaacaaaaagattaaaacatcttttaattgtaaacaaagcactaaaaacaaagcactgtcataaaacataaaactcggCAACGGCATTATTTACAAGTCTGTTCGGGCTTGGAACTTATATCCCAGGCTTCTGACATAAAAATCCCTCGTAATTTCCTGCTGGCAGTATTTCGAATGCAAATCCCGGAGATTCTGTTCCTTCTCCTTTTCTGTTCGGCTCTGCGGTGCATCAATGTTCAAACTCCGAATTTTTATGTAAGTCACAGATTGCAATTTGATAATAGTGTCAAGGAAAATATAAATTGATGGATGACTGTGATAGAACTGCTCGTTATAATGGGCATGAAATGATTCGGGCCCATTGTTAGTACGTTTTAACGAGGATGGAACTTCGGCCCAGAGATGAGGGGGAAATAACGATTCATCTGTTATATAAGTATCAGTCAGGTAATCTGCAAATTCTATACAAGGCTTGTCGTTAGGTACAACGGCCATAAAATCTTCTACGAAACAGTCGGCTACTTCGTCTGGAGCTAAAAAGGCTATCCCAAAAATCCCTTTAAGCCATTTACTAATGTCTGAATCAAGCTCTTTGTATTGTTGACTAAGTCCAACTTTCTGGATTTTTCGCCACCAGGCTTGGCCTAAGTGAAACCTAAATAGAGATCAACTTAGGATTTCACTTACATAAACCAGCCAGAACCGGTCGAATTACTCgggtgtgaaataaaataaaaaatatttataactaaatcttacttttttttcttacttttaaaaaaaaatcttaattcgtgtaaaattatcagggaaaatttcgctcaaatgtcctgtctgaaaactcaggtaaggttaatatcccggcgctcaaatgtcctatgaagtcggcgctcaaatgaccctatgtgcttttttctttttcgctcaaatgtcctatgcccttaaatgtgatgtttctttaatacatgtaattcttaattcttaataggagctatattcatttgaaaaaaaatgatttatttgctttctatttacagtttgccAATTGCAATCTAGACAAatgctaaacaaacaaaatagggtataaatatcttaataaatgtattacatttgtgtttatcactgaatcctcttaaaaattcagacaaataatttatattacccagtattgcccagtataatacccactaaaacccagtaaaacccgggttttcccagtatttcccactgggctgggcagaCTCATAAAAcacgggtttttgccaaccctgaatTGTGCCCAAGTTGTGGTATGCACCTTTCTTCAAAGATTAGTGCCGACTGACTGATTCTGTTTgaatgaattaatgttgatgatcattaatgacccaaCCGATAAAtggattacctataacaacagattatgactcCAGTTGTAACAGAAGATTAGCTTGGGATcgtaaacaaagtcataaacttttcgccaggtaaaatttagtaattagcggATCATATCAATTcgaacaaaataatatacaatcga
This sequence is a window from Mytilus edulis chromosome 1, xbMytEdul2.2, whole genome shotgun sequence. Protein-coding genes within it:
- the LOC139524074 gene encoding POC1 centriolar protein homolog A-like isoform X1; amino-acid sequence: MTNVLEDPSLERHFKGHRDTITSVDFNPSMKQLASGSMDSCLMVWNFKPQMRAYRFVGHKDAVMDVKFSPSGHLVASASRDKTCRLWIPTVKGESTVFKAHTATVRSIDFSSDGQTLLTASDDKTIKLWTCHRQKFLFSLNQHINWVRCAKFSPDGRLIVSGSDDKTVKLWDKNSKECIHTFYEHGGFVNHVEFHPSGTCIASAGTDSTVKVWDIRTNKLLQHYTAHSAAVNSLAFHASGNYLLSGSDDATLKIYDLLEGRLFYTLHGHQGPTTAVTFARDGAYFASGGSDEQVLVWKTNFDQLDFDDVLQSHKERAKSKDPPKVSDIPPRTQKRSGTPTRLDCRAELKNMEDEQPLVTEVGPALFSTGQSSSAVNGLTQEYDITTSDQCVGFESASRSRSSQNQSSRSTTQQLEAKSIPPQLSNTLEQIVGQLDVLTQTVSLLEQRLTMTENKLRECLDNQQKITLQIRPTD
- the LOC139524074 gene encoding POC1 centriolar protein homolog A-like isoform X2 → MTNVLEDPSLERHFKGHRDTITSVDFNPSMKQLASGSMDSCLMVWNFKPQMRAYRFVGHKDAVMDVKFSPSGHLVASASRDKTCRLWIPTVKGESTVFKAHTATVRSIDFSSDGQTLLTASDDKTIKLWTCHRQKFLFSLNQHINWVRCAKFSPDGRLIVSGSDDKTVKLWDKNSKECIHTFYEHGGFVNHVEFHPSGTCIASAGTDSTVKVWDIRTNKLLQHYTAHSAAVNSLAFHASGNYLLSGSDDATLKIYDLLEGRLFYTLHGHQGPTTAVTFARDGAYFASGGSDEQVLVWKTNFDQLDFDDVLQSHKERAKSKDPPKVSDIPPRTQKRSGTPTRSSSAVNGLTQEYDITTSDQCVGFESASRSRSSQNQSSRSTTQQLEAKSIPPQLSNTLEQIVGQLDVLTQTVSLLEQRLTMTENKLRECLDNQQKITLQIRPTD